In one Salipiger abyssi genomic region, the following are encoded:
- the glcF gene encoding glycolate oxidase subunit GlcF, with protein MQTNFTEEQLQEPGIARANEILRACVHCGFCTATCPTYQVLGDELDSPRGRIYLIKDMLENDRDPDGKTVKHIDRCLSCLACMTTCPSGVHYMHLVDHARAYIEKRYQRPWSDRALRWLLARIIPYPGRFRLALLGAKLGQPFRRLMPDARLRAMLDMAPKTIPPVSRNDAPQSFAPSAPRKKRVALMTGCAQKALNTDINDATIRLLTRLGCEVVVAKGAGCCGALTHHMGKEDDSHASAASNIRAWCDEIDGEGLDAIVINTSGCGTTVKDYGHMFRNEPLAADAARVSGRAMDISELLMTLELPEGATKNTRVAYHAACSLQHGQKIKTHPKTLLKRAGFEVVEPADSHLCCGSAGTYNLLQPEISGQLKTRKIRTLEAKAPDIIAAGNIGCMMQIGSGTDVPVVHTVELLDWATGGPKPRALDAAG; from the coding sequence ATGCAGACCAATTTCACCGAAGAGCAACTGCAAGAGCCCGGCATCGCGCGCGCCAACGAAATCCTGCGCGCCTGCGTGCATTGCGGCTTTTGCACCGCCACCTGCCCGACCTACCAGGTGCTGGGCGACGAGCTGGATTCCCCGCGCGGGCGCATCTACCTGATCAAGGACATGCTGGAGAACGACCGCGATCCGGACGGGAAGACGGTCAAACATATCGACCGCTGCCTGAGCTGCCTCGCCTGCATGACCACCTGCCCCTCGGGCGTGCATTACATGCATCTGGTCGATCACGCCCGCGCCTATATCGAGAAACGCTATCAGCGCCCGTGGAGCGACCGCGCCCTGCGCTGGCTGCTCGCGCGGATCATCCCCTATCCCGGGCGGTTCCGGCTGGCGCTGCTGGGCGCCAAGCTCGGCCAGCCATTCAGGCGGCTGATGCCCGATGCGCGGCTGCGCGCCATGCTCGACATGGCGCCAAAGACCATCCCGCCGGTCAGCCGCAATGACGCCCCGCAGAGCTTTGCGCCCAGTGCGCCGCGCAAGAAGCGCGTGGCGCTGATGACCGGCTGCGCGCAGAAGGCGCTCAACACCGATATCAACGACGCCACGATCCGGCTGCTCACCCGGCTCGGCTGCGAGGTGGTGGTGGCCAAGGGCGCCGGCTGCTGCGGCGCGCTGACCCATCACATGGGCAAGGAAGACGACAGCCACGCCTCCGCCGCGAGCAATATCCGCGCCTGGTGTGACGAGATCGACGGCGAGGGGCTTGACGCCATCGTCATCAACACCAGCGGCTGTGGCACCACGGTGAAGGATTACGGCCATATGTTCCGCAACGAGCCGCTCGCCGCCGACGCGGCGCGGGTGTCCGGGCGCGCCATGGATATCAGCGAGCTGCTGATGACGCTGGAGCTGCCGGAGGGAGCCACCAAGAACACGCGCGTCGCCTATCACGCCGCCTGCTCGCTGCAACACGGGCAGAAGATCAAGACCCACCCCAAGACCCTGCTGAAACGTGCGGGGTTCGAGGTGGTGGAGCCCGCCGACAGCCATCTCTGCTGCGGCAGCGCCGGCACCTACAACCTGTTGCAGCCCGAGATCTCGGGGCAGCTCAAGACGCGCAAGATCCGCACGCTGGAGGCCAAGGCGCCGGACATCATCGCGGCCGGCAATATCGGCTGCATGATGCAGATCGGCTCTGGCACCGACGTGCCCGTGGTGCACACGGTCGAGCTGCTCGACTGGGCGACGGGCGGGCCGAAGCCGCGCGCGCTCGACGCGGCGGGATAA
- a CDS encoding FAD-binding protein — MRPETEAELAETIKAASGPLRLRGGGTRAVGRSTGEVLETGGLSGIVLYEPGALTLVARAGTPLAEIEAALEAEGQRLPFEPMDHRGLLGTTGAPTVGGMAAANASGPRRVQAGACRDYMLGVRFVDGAGQILRNGGRVMKNVTGYDLVKLMAGSWGTLGVLTEVAFKVLPKPEAVASVLLDGLTQEAAPDAMARALGSPFDISGAAHLPEGPEGTPLTLLRVEGFAESVAYRAERLRDLFAGSAVRIETDPKRNAALWRDIRDVAPFHTRAGDVWRISCKPSDGPELAARLGAEATLFDWGGGLIWALLPEGSDARARLGTFGGHATRVRGEGESPVFQPEPAPVAALSRGLRARFDPRGVLNPGLMA; from the coding sequence ATGAGACCTGAGACAGAGGCAGAGCTGGCCGAGACGATCAAGGCGGCATCGGGGCCGTTGCGGCTGCGCGGCGGCGGCACGCGGGCCGTCGGGCGGAGCACCGGCGAGGTGCTGGAAACCGGCGGGCTGTCGGGCATCGTGCTTTACGAGCCGGGCGCGCTGACGCTGGTTGCCAGGGCCGGCACGCCGCTGGCCGAGATCGAGGCGGCGCTGGAGGCCGAGGGCCAGCGCCTGCCCTTCGAGCCGATGGATCACCGCGGGCTGCTTGGCACGACAGGCGCGCCGACCGTGGGCGGCATGGCGGCGGCGAATGCATCGGGGCCCCGCCGAGTGCAGGCCGGCGCCTGCCGGGATTACATGCTGGGCGTGCGCTTTGTCGACGGCGCAGGCCAGATCCTGCGCAATGGCGGGCGGGTGATGAAGAACGTCACCGGCTACGATCTGGTCAAGCTCATGGCCGGAAGCTGGGGCACGCTGGGGGTGCTGACGGAGGTCGCCTTCAAGGTGCTGCCGAAGCCCGAGGCGGTGGCGAGCGTGCTGCTGGACGGGCTGACGCAAGAGGCGGCCCCCGACGCGATGGCGCGGGCACTGGGATCGCCCTTCGACATTTCCGGCGCGGCGCATCTGCCCGAGGGCCCGGAGGGCACGCCGTTGACGCTGCTGCGGGTCGAGGGCTTTGCCGAGTCGGTTGCCTATCGCGCCGAGCGGCTGCGCGATCTCTTCGCCGGCAGCGCGGTGCGGATCGAGACCGACCCGAAGCGCAACGCCGCGCTCTGGCGCGATATCCGCGACGTGGCGCCGTTTCATACCCGCGCCGGCGATGTCTGGCGGATCTCCTGCAAACCTTCGGACGGGCCGGAACTGGCGGCGCGGCTCGGGGCGGAGGCCACGCTCTTCGACTGGGGCGGCGGGCTGATCTGGGCGCTGCTGCCCGAGGGCAGCGATGCCCGAGCCCGGCTGGGCACCTTCGGCGGCCATGCCACAAGGGTGCGCGGCGAGGGCGAAAGCCCGGTCTTCCAGCCCGAACCGGCACCGGTGGCGGCGCTGAGCCGGGGCCTGCGCGCACGGTTCGACCCGCGGGGCGTTCTGAACCCGGGGCTCATGGCATGA
- a CDS encoding DUF599 domain-containing protein yields the protein MVWLDQLGYFTPLDLVATVLLAISWLGCSFVVENPLAKRPSVSRLMANYRRAWMREFVTRQPCIFDAQIVASLRQSTAFFASASMIAIGGIFALLGNADQLRGVAGDLAAGDAPVVVWEVKLMLTLLFAANAFLKFVWSNRLFGYCSVMMGAVPNEPTETAYARAAKAAELNIFAARSYNRGLRVVYFGIASAAWLVGAEALIAATLVTLVVILRREFASQSRAVLMETDAEG from the coding sequence ATGGTCTGGCTCGATCAGCTGGGCTATTTCACGCCACTCGACCTAGTGGCGACGGTGCTGCTGGCGATAAGCTGGCTTGGCTGCTCCTTCGTGGTCGAGAATCCGCTGGCGAAACGACCCTCGGTCTCGCGGCTGATGGCGAATTATCGGCGCGCCTGGATGCGCGAATTCGTCACCCGCCAGCCGTGCATCTTCGATGCGCAGATCGTCGCCTCGCTGCGCCAGAGCACCGCCTTCTTCGCCTCCGCCTCGATGATCGCCATCGGCGGCATCTTTGCGCTGCTGGGCAATGCCGATCAGCTGCGCGGCGTGGCGGGGGATCTGGCGGCGGGCGATGCGCCGGTGGTGGTCTGGGAGGTCAAGCTCATGCTGACGCTGCTCTTCGCCGCCAACGCCTTTCTGAAATTCGTCTGGTCGAACCGGCTTTTCGGCTATTGCTCGGTGATGATGGGGGCGGTGCCCAACGAGCCGACCGAGACCGCCTATGCCCGCGCCGCCAAGGCTGCCGAGCTCAATATCTTTGCCGCGCGCAGCTACAATCGCGGGTTGCGGGTGGTCTATTTCGGCATCGCCTCGGCGGCCTGGCTGGTCGGCGCCGAGGCGCTGATCGCGGCGACGCTGGTCACGCTGGTGGTGATTCTGCGCCGCGAATTCGCATCGCAGTCGCGTGCGGTGCTGATGGAAACCGACGCAGAGGGCTGA
- a CDS encoding CopD family protein has product MDWVKIIHILCVMGWMTSIFAVPRALIYWKREYTRLDEFGPLGDLTIRLYRFSAGLAVIAVITGLWLGWFWDWAGWVHLKIALVALLAVHYVWTGRMVMRARRGIFRESELFLRIFNEISVLGVIAVLWVVVVKPF; this is encoded by the coding sequence ATGGACTGGGTTAAGATCATTCATATTCTCTGCGTCATGGGCTGGATGACCTCCATCTTCGCCGTGCCGCGCGCGCTGATCTACTGGAAGCGCGAATACACGCGGCTGGACGAGTTCGGCCCGCTGGGCGACCTGACGATCCGGCTTTATCGGTTCTCCGCCGGGCTGGCGGTGATCGCGGTGATCACCGGGCTGTGGCTCGGCTGGTTCTGGGATTGGGCCGGCTGGGTGCATCTCAAGATCGCGCTGGTGGCGCTTCTGGCTGTGCATTACGTCTGGACCGGCCGGATGGTGATGCGGGCCCGGCGCGGGATCTTCCGGGAATCCGAGCTCTTCCTGCGCATCTTCAACGAAATCAGCGTGCTCGGCGTCATCGCGGTCCTCTGGGTCGTGGTGGTCAAGCCGTTCTGA
- a CDS encoding choice-of-anchor I family protein, with the protein MTYTLQLLHANDLEGGVEALGRAATFAAIEDALDGTFANSITISAGDNYIPGPFFSTAADFSMGGTLSAALGRYYQELLGEDLAAQGLTIDAGRGAGRVDISIMNVIGFDASAVGNHEFDPGTTAFSEIIQSEGGDGVIEWIGATFPYLTSNIDFSADGALGGAFTSEILTSDSYNESAADLAAGVATADIAPSTIIVENGERIGVVGATTQLIETISSTGGAQETTGGVNDMAALAAVLQPVIDTLIAEGVNKIILTSHLQQIALEEELATLLHGVDIIIAGGSNTLQADETDTLLDGDTADRGYPVMGTDADGNPVVIVSTDGEYSYLGRLVVEFDDNGVIDPDSIDATVSGAYAANDEVLLETVGTVTGALNVATSEAQQVHDVADGAANGAFSMFVDGNVLVVEGSFEDVGTLQDVSPEGVDAEGNPIDAIHLHTGAAGTNGGVLRALTVSDNGDGSGSYEGRFLLTDAELADLEAGNVYLNIHTSDQPAGLLRGQLPGADALGDVAPTASAAIGLSTAADIVSDLTQAVTDIVEARDAIVYGYHEVFLDGRRGTVRTEESNLGNLAADAALEAARNADASVDISMRNGGGIRAEIGGSDNAGLNEGDGVLSQLDVENSLRFDNSLALVTLTPQALLMLLEHGVADTDTAAGNTPGRFPQISGMRFSFDETQPAQVLATDAEGNYIMDPATGMPQVEVVGSRVQTVALVDPATGADIIIVEDGELTAAAPATVRMVTLNFLVDNNGDGYPFQELATDIAYVTDNGSTTADGEAGNLLGEQQAFAEYFQSHHGTEDTAFGTPELDIANDTRIVQLAQNGGIDAITLDVPDSTVEITRLGQLESGETELFTGGSEVVSTDNGMAYVTNGAQDRIDVFDLSTQALVTSFDLSVIADFDGVQSVAVSNGLIAAAVAREAGDGSAMNGVIALFDTDGTLLNTVEVGNLPDMVTFTPDGSAILVANEGEPTGGSNPAGSVSIIRGLADPATASATTLGFDAFDGSEEALRAQGILLEPGVSVSADVEPEYIAVSPDGSVAWVTLQEANAYAVIDMATNAITEIRSFGVIDRSLPENALDASNRDGAINLQNYDNLYGMRQPDAIASFETGGALYFVTANEGDARDDTEARVNDLDLDPSAFPNAELLQDNEVLGRLHVRTDLGDTDGDGDYDELYHYGSRSFTIYSADGTIVFDSASMLSRLIAEIRPDLFNQDEGDFDDRSDDKGVEPEAVAVGEVEGRMMLFVGLERDNGVFVFDISDPSAPDYVNYIDSEASGNISPETIAFIPAEESLTGSAQILVAYEGDGNTAIYELDDITVQTGTAGADRLLGTSENDRLSGLDGADTLNGGEGDDLIFGGSSEADLSDVVYAGAGDDSVSGGAGNDRIFGMEGDDQLSGDAGADFLAGQSGNDVVSGGALGDTLYGNAGNDFLNGGFGNDQIHTGAGQDRVYHSGHAGHGTDWIADFSTEDTLIFGGAATSAADFLVQTAATAGAGNDGIDEAFVTHVPTGQILFALVDGAALDEISLTIAATGETFDLLA; encoded by the coding sequence ATGACCTATACTTTGCAGCTGCTCCACGCCAACGATCTCGAGGGCGGTGTCGAGGCCCTGGGCCGCGCCGCGACCTTTGCCGCGATCGAAGACGCACTGGACGGAACCTTTGCCAACTCGATCACCATTTCGGCGGGCGACAACTACATTCCGGGTCCGTTCTTTTCCACGGCTGCGGATTTCTCGATGGGCGGGACGCTGAGCGCGGCCCTCGGGCGTTATTATCAGGAGCTGCTGGGCGAGGATCTCGCGGCGCAGGGTCTGACCATTGATGCCGGGCGCGGTGCCGGGCGGGTCGATATCTCGATCATGAACGTGATCGGCTTCGATGCCTCCGCTGTCGGCAACCACGAGTTCGATCCGGGTACCACGGCATTTTCCGAGATCATCCAGTCCGAGGGCGGCGACGGCGTGATCGAATGGATCGGCGCGACCTTCCCCTATCTCACCTCGAATATTGATTTCAGCGCTGACGGTGCGCTGGGCGGGGCCTTCACCTCGGAGATCCTGACCTCGGACAGCTATAACGAAAGCGCGGCGGATCTGGCCGCAGGTGTCGCCACGGCAGATATCGCGCCCTCGACGATCATCGTCGAGAACGGCGAGCGCATCGGCGTGGTGGGTGCCACCACGCAGCTGATCGAGACCATCTCCTCGACCGGCGGCGCGCAGGAAACCACCGGCGGCGTGAACGACATGGCGGCCCTGGCGGCTGTCTTGCAGCCGGTGATCGACACACTGATCGCCGAGGGCGTCAACAAGATCATTCTCACCTCGCACCTTCAGCAGATCGCGCTGGAGGAAGAGCTGGCGACGTTGCTGCACGGCGTGGACATCATCATCGCCGGTGGCTCGAACACCCTTCAGGCCGATGAAACCGACACGCTGCTCGACGGCGACACCGCGGATCGCGGATACCCGGTCATGGGCACCGATGCCGACGGCAACCCGGTGGTGATCGTGTCCACCGATGGCGAATACAGCTATCTGGGCCGGCTGGTCGTCGAGTTCGACGACAACGGTGTCATCGACCCGGACAGCATCGACGCGACAGTCTCTGGCGCCTATGCCGCCAATGACGAGGTGTTGCTGGAAACGGTCGGCACCGTGACCGGGGCGCTGAATGTCGCGACCAGCGAGGCCCAGCAGGTGCATGACGTCGCCGATGGCGCGGCGAACGGCGCCTTCAGCATGTTCGTCGACGGCAATGTCCTGGTGGTCGAGGGCAGCTTCGAGGATGTCGGCACCCTTCAGGATGTCAGCCCCGAGGGCGTCGACGCCGAGGGCAATCCGATCGACGCGATCCATCTGCATACCGGCGCCGCCGGCACCAATGGCGGTGTGCTGCGCGCGCTGACCGTGAGCGACAACGGCGACGGATCGGGCAGCTATGAAGGCCGCTTCCTGCTGACCGATGCAGAGCTGGCCGACCTGGAGGCCGGCAACGTCTATCTCAACATTCATACCAGCGATCAGCCCGCCGGCCTGCTGCGCGGGCAGCTCCCGGGCGCCGACGCGCTGGGCGACGTGGCCCCGACCGCCAGCGCCGCAATCGGCCTCTCGACCGCCGCCGACATCGTGTCGGATCTGACCCAGGCGGTGACCGACATCGTCGAGGCGCGCGATGCCATCGTCTACGGCTATCACGAGGTCTTTCTGGATGGGCGCCGCGGCACGGTGCGCACCGAGGAAAGCAACCTTGGCAACCTCGCTGCCGATGCGGCGCTCGAGGCGGCCCGCAATGCCGATGCGAGCGTCGATATCTCGATGCGCAACGGCGGCGGTATCCGCGCTGAAATCGGCGGGTCGGACAATGCCGGCCTGAATGAGGGCGATGGCGTGCTCTCGCAGCTCGATGTCGAGAACTCGCTGCGCTTTGACAACAGCCTGGCGCTGGTCACGCTGACCCCGCAGGCGCTGCTGATGCTGCTGGAGCATGGGGTGGCCGACACCGACACCGCGGCGGGCAACACTCCGGGCCGGTTCCCGCAGATCAGTGGCATGCGCTTCTCCTTCGACGAAACCCAGCCCGCGCAGGTGCTCGCCACCGACGCGGAGGGCAACTACATCATGGATCCCGCAACCGGCATGCCGCAGGTCGAGGTGGTCGGAAGCCGGGTGCAGACCGTCGCGCTTGTCGATCCCGCAACCGGCGCCGACATCATCATCGTCGAAGACGGTGAACTCACCGCAGCGGCGCCCGCCACGGTGCGGATGGTGACGCTGAACTTCCTGGTCGACAACAATGGCGATGGCTATCCGTTCCAGGAACTCGCCACCGACATCGCCTATGTGACGGACAACGGGTCTACCACGGCGGACGGAGAGGCCGGTAACCTTCTGGGCGAACAGCAGGCCTTCGCTGAGTATTTCCAGTCCCATCACGGTACCGAGGACACCGCGTTCGGCACGCCCGAGCTGGATATCGCGAACGATACCCGCATCGTGCAGCTGGCGCAGAACGGCGGCATCGACGCGATCACCCTGGACGTGCCGGACAGCACCGTCGAGATCACCCGCCTGGGCCAGCTGGAGAGCGGCGAAACCGAGCTTTTCACCGGCGGTTCCGAGGTGGTCAGCACCGACAACGGCATGGCCTATGTCACCAACGGTGCGCAGGATCGTATCGACGTCTTCGACCTGAGCACGCAAGCGCTCGTCACCAGTTTCGACCTCAGCGTCATCGCCGATTTCGACGGGGTCCAGTCGGTTGCCGTGTCGAACGGCCTGATCGCTGCCGCAGTGGCGCGCGAGGCCGGTGACGGATCGGCCATGAACGGGGTCATCGCGCTTTTCGACACCGACGGTACGCTGCTCAACACTGTCGAGGTCGGCAACCTGCCCGACATGGTGACCTTTACCCCCGACGGCAGCGCCATTCTCGTGGCCAACGAGGGCGAACCCACAGGCGGCAGCAACCCCGCCGGATCGGTGTCGATCATTCGCGGGCTCGCCGATCCGGCGACGGCCAGCGCCACGACGCTGGGCTTCGACGCGTTCGACGGCAGCGAAGAGGCGCTGCGGGCGCAGGGCATCCTGCTCGAGCCAGGGGTGAGCGTCAGCGCCGATGTGGAGCCGGAATACATCGCTGTCAGCCCCGATGGCAGCGTCGCCTGGGTGACCCTTCAGGAAGCCAACGCCTATGCGGTGATCGACATGGCGACCAACGCGATCACCGAGATCCGCAGCTTTGGCGTGATCGACCGCAGCCTGCCCGAGAACGCGCTCGACGCGTCGAACCGGGACGGCGCGATCAACCTTCAGAACTATGACAACCTCTACGGCATGCGCCAACCCGACGCCATTGCCTCCTTCGAGACCGGCGGCGCGCTTTATTTCGTCACCGCCAACGAAGGCGACGCGCGCGACGATACCGAGGCCCGTGTCAACGATCTCGATCTCGACCCGAGCGCCTTCCCGAATGCCGAGCTGCTTCAGGACAACGAGGTTCTGGGGCGCCTGCATGTGCGGACGGATCTGGGCGACACCGATGGTGATGGCGATTACGACGAGCTTTATCACTACGGCAGCCGCAGCTTCACCATCTACAGCGCCGATGGCACCATCGTGTTCGACAGCGCCTCGATGCTGTCGCGCCTGATCGCCGAAATCCGCCCCGACCTGTTCAATCAGGACGAAGGCGATTTCGACGACCGCTCCGATGACAAGGGCGTCGAGCCCGAGGCGGTCGCGGTGGGCGAGGTCGAAGGGCGCATGATGCTCTTCGTCGGGCTCGAGCGCGACAACGGCGTGTTCGTCTTCGATATCTCGGACCCTTCGGCGCCGGACTATGTCAACTATATCGACAGCGAGGCATCGGGAAATATCAGCCCCGAAACCATCGCCTTCATCCCGGCCGAAGAAAGCCTGACGGGAAGCGCGCAGATCCTCGTCGCCTATGAGGGTGACGGCAACACGGCGATCTACGAGCTGGACGACATCACCGTCCAGACGGGCACCGCCGGGGCCGACCGTCTTCTGGGTACCTCTGAGAACGATCGTCTCAGTGGCCTGGATGGCGCCGATACGCTGAACGGCGGCGAGGGCGACGATCTGATCTTTGGCGGCAGCAGCGAGGCGGATCTGTCCGACGTGGTCTATGCCGGCGCAGGCGACGACTCGGTGTCGGGCGGCGCGGGCAACGACCGGATCTTTGGCATGGAGGGCGACGACCAGCTTTCGGGCGATGCCGGTGCCGATTTCCTTGCCGGTCAGAGCGGCAACGACGTGGTGTCGGGCGGGGCGCTTGGCGACACGCTTTACGGCAATGCGGGTAACGACTTCCTCAACGGCGGGTTCGGCAACGACCAGATCCACACCGGCGCGGGCCAGGACCGTGTGTACCATTCGGGCCATGCCGGGCACGGCACCGACTGGATCGCCGATTTCAGCACCGAGGACACGCTGATCTTTGGCGGGGCGGCGACCTCGGCGGCTGATTTCCTGGTCCAGACCGCCGCGACGGCCGGGGCCGGAAACGACGGGATCGACGAAGCTTTCGTGACCCATGTGCCGACAGGTCAGATCCTGTTTGCGCTGGTCGATGGCGCGGCGCTCGACGAGATCAGCCTGACCATCGCGGCCACTGGCGAAACCTTCGATCTGCTGGCCTGA
- the speB gene encoding agmatinase gives MTTDPFFHPISGFELPRYAGVPSFMRLPLLPPEHERFKEVEIGIAGVPWDSGTTNRPGPRHGPRQLRDASTMIRAEHPVTGLRPFETKACADLGDVGPNPADILDSMERITAFYGKLVRNGTRPLTAGGDHLTSLPVLRALAREEPLGMVHFDSHTDLYNSYFGGTMYTHGTPFRRAVEEGLLDPKRVVQIGIRGSMYDREDRDFAAANGIRIVPIEEFHARGVADVMAEARDIVGSEPCYVSYDIDFVDPTFAPGTGTPEVGGPNSYQALQVVRELDGLDIAGADLVEVSPPFDASGGTAFLGVSIMFELLCAMIGSKAAA, from the coding sequence ATGACCACCGATCCCTTCTTTCACCCGATCTCCGGCTTTGAGCTGCCGCGCTATGCGGGGGTGCCGAGCTTCATGCGGCTGCCGCTGCTGCCGCCCGAGCATGAGCGCTTCAAGGAGGTGGAGATCGGCATCGCCGGCGTGCCCTGGGACAGCGGCACCACCAACCGCCCCGGTCCGCGTCACGGACCGCGCCAGCTCCGCGATGCCTCGACAATGATTCGTGCCGAGCATCCGGTGACCGGGCTGCGCCCCTTCGAGACGAAGGCCTGCGCCGATCTCGGCGATGTCGGGCCGAACCCGGCGGATATTCTCGACAGCATGGAGCGGATCACCGCGTTCTACGGCAAGCTGGTGCGCAACGGCACGCGGCCCCTGACAGCGGGCGGAGATCACCTAACCTCGCTGCCGGTGCTGCGTGCTCTGGCGCGCGAGGAGCCGCTGGGCATGGTGCATTTCGACAGCCATACCGATCTCTACAACTCCTATTTCGGCGGCACGATGTATACCCACGGCACGCCGTTCCGCCGCGCGGTGGAGGAGGGGCTGCTGGATCCCAAGCGGGTGGTGCAGATCGGCATCCGGGGCAGTATGTACGACCGCGAGGACCGCGATTTCGCCGCCGCCAACGGCATCCGCATCGTGCCGATCGAGGAATTCCACGCCCGCGGCGTGGCCGATGTGATGGCCGAGGCGCGCGATATCGTCGGATCCGAGCCCTGTTACGTCAGCTACGATATCGACTTTGTCGACCCGACCTTTGCGCCCGGCACCGGCACGCCCGAGGTTGGCGGGCCGAACAGCTATCAGGCGTTGCAGGTGGTGCGCGAGCTCGACGGGCTCGACATCGCCGGCGCCGATCTGGTCGAGGTCTCGCCGCCATTCGACGCCAGCGGCGGCACCGCCTTTCTGGGGGTCTCGATCATGTTCGAGCTGCTTTGCGCGATGATCGGATCTAAAGCAGCGGCCTGA
- a CDS encoding FAD-linked oxidase C-terminal domain-containing protein encodes MQMPEPDTRVLSRKAQIVARLRAVLPDDAVIEDPAETRAYECDALTAYRCPPLCAVLPASTEEVSAVLTICHEEGVPVVPRGSGTSLAGGALPTADSVILGVARMNEVLETDYANRFIRVQTGRTNLSVSGAVEEEEFFYAPDPSSQLACAIAGNIAMNSGGAHCLKYGVTTNNLLGVTMVLMDGTVIELGGAHLDAGGLDLLGVVCGSEGQLGVVTEATLRILRKPEGARPVLMGFGSNEVAGECVSDIIKAGVLPVAIEFMDRPCIEACEAFAHAGYPDCEALLIVEVEGSEAEIAEQLGLILQIARRHDPVELREAQDADEAARIWLGRKSAFGAMGQINDYMCLDGTIPVSALPLVLRRIGEMSAEFGLGVANVFHAGDGNMHPLILFDANKPGDLELCERFGAEILKLCVEVGGCLTGEHGVGIEKRDLMTVQYGAADLEVQMAVKDVFDPEWLLNPAKVFPLDVSAARRVVAAE; translated from the coding sequence ATGCAGATGCCGGAACCGGATACGCGTGTGCTGTCGCGCAAGGCGCAGATCGTGGCGCGGCTGCGCGCCGTGCTGCCGGATGACGCGGTGATCGAAGACCCCGCCGAGACCCGCGCCTATGAATGCGACGCGCTCACCGCCTATCGCTGCCCGCCGCTCTGCGCCGTGCTGCCTGCCAGCACCGAAGAGGTCTCGGCGGTGCTGACGATCTGCCATGAAGAGGGCGTGCCGGTGGTGCCGCGCGGCTCGGGCACCTCTCTGGCCGGCGGCGCGCTGCCGACGGCGGATTCGGTGATCCTGGGCGTGGCGCGGATGAACGAGGTGCTGGAGACCGATTACGCCAACCGCTTCATCCGGGTGCAGACCGGGCGCACGAATCTCTCGGTCAGCGGCGCCGTCGAGGAGGAGGAATTCTTCTACGCCCCCGACCCTTCGTCGCAGCTTGCCTGTGCCATCGCCGGCAATATCGCGATGAATTCCGGCGGTGCGCATTGCCTGAAATACGGCGTCACGACCAACAACCTGCTGGGCGTCACCATGGTGCTGATGGACGGCACGGTGATCGAGCTGGGCGGCGCGCATCTGGATGCCGGCGGGCTCGACCTGCTGGGCGTGGTCTGCGGCTCCGAAGGCCAGCTCGGCGTGGTGACCGAGGCGACCCTGCGCATCCTGCGCAAGCCCGAGGGCGCGCGCCCGGTGCTGATGGGCTTCGGCTCGAACGAAGTGGCCGGCGAATGCGTGTCGGACATCATCAAGGCCGGCGTGCTGCCGGTGGCGATCGAATTCATGGACCGCCCCTGTATCGAGGCCTGCGAGGCCTTTGCCCATGCCGGCTATCCAGATTGCGAAGCGCTGCTGATCGTCGAGGTCGAGGGCTCGGAGGCCGAGATCGCCGAGCAGCTCGGGCTGATCCTGCAAATCGCCCGCCGCCACGATCCGGTGGAGCTGCGCGAGGCGCAGGATGCCGACGAGGCGGCGCGGATCTGGCTCGGCCGCAAGAGCGCCTTTGGCGCCATGGGGCAGATCAACGATTACATGTGCCTCGACGGCACGATCCCGGTCTCGGCGCTGCCGCTTGTGCTGCGGCGCATCGGCGAGATGTCGGCGGAATTCGGGCTGGGCGTGGCCAATGTGTTCCACGCCGGCGACGGCAATATGCACCCGCTGATCCTCTTTGACGCCAACAAACCCGGCGATCTCGAGCTCTGCGAGCGCTTCGGTGCCGAAATCCTCAAGCTTTGTGTCGAGGTCGGCGGCTGCCTGACCGGCGAGCACGGGGTGGGGATCGAAAAGCGCGACCTGATGACCGTGCAATACGGCGCGGCGGATCTGGAGGTGCAGATGGCGGTCAAGGACGTGTTCGACCCCGAATGGCTGCTGAACCCCGCCAAGGTGTTTCCGCTGGACGTGTCGGCGGCGCGGCGCGTGGTGGCGGCGGAGTGA
- a CDS encoding DUF2794 domain-containing protein produces the protein MNSLTPFPGRGGASDVVAFHRTELNVILSLYGRMVAAGEWRDYGISSLRDVAVFSVFRRTAENPLYRIEKRPKLRSRQGEYAVIGMDGQVLKRGHDLRTVLRVLERKLIRPVD, from the coding sequence ATGAACAGCCTTACTCCTTTTCCGGGGCGCGGGGGCGCGAGCGACGTCGTTGCCTTTCACCGGACTGAGCTGAACGTCATCCTGTCGCTCTACGGCCGCATGGTCGCGGCCGGGGAATGGCGCGATTACGGAATTTCCTCGCTGCGCGACGTGGCGGTGTTCTCTGTCTTCCGGCGCACCGCCGAAAACCCGCTCTACCGTATCGAGAAACGCCCCAAGCTGCGCAGCAGGCAGGGCGAATACGCGGTGATCGGCATGGACGGGCAGGTGCTGAAACGCGGCCACGATCTGCGCACCGTGCTGCGCGTGCTGGAACGCAAGCTGATCCGCCCCGTCGACTGA